In the Sorghum bicolor cultivar BTx623 chromosome 4, Sorghum_bicolor_NCBIv3, whole genome shotgun sequence genome, GTGCGAGAGATTGAGCATCAACTGATAAAACTAATAATGCTATTAGTAACTTGTGGATCTTAACTTTGACTCTAATCACGTCGTGCGAGAGGCTGACTGGGGGGTTACATCCCATGACCAAGCTGACATGCATCTTCCAGCTTCCAGCTTGCTGCATCTATCTCACATCTCCATCTCATTCCTCAAAGAACTGACTACAAGATACTGTACCGTGCTATGTCTCTGCTGCATCTGCATTTGCATCATGAGAACTGATTATTGCAGCGCTGCTTGCCTGCTTGAACAAATCAAGCACGCGCGCGCAGATTCGGATCCTGCATCATcgatcatcatcaacaacaaacaGCAACGAAAAGGTTGCTGTGTTTGTGTACGTTGAGCTGTTGATGACTCTGCAAACGTCCATGAATGCATTTCATGAGCCCTGTTTGGTCGTCCTCGCAGGCTGAAGCTGCCGGCGTGTGTGGTTTCATTTCAGTCCCGGGGCCACGCCATGGCTGGTACATACCCCTCTCGCTGCGATTACTATAGAGGGTGCATGCCATGCCATGACGACGATGCTGTCTAGGTACTATCCTACAGCAAACGATCCCGTGCTTCAGCAAACGATCCCGTGCTTTTGACTGTTGCCTGAAAGCGATATGAACTGAACATGAAGCAAGGATTATTTCCGATCTTGAGAAATAAAGCAGAGGATCCGGTCACCGCGCACCGGCACCGCACGCAGATCTTATTCAACGATGACCTGGATCCAACGCTACTGGATCCCGTCATGAgacccgtcgccgtcgccgtcggcgggccggccggccggccggcgccggTTTGGCGCCTCCAAAGGCTGCGTGGCCCATAGAGTTATTATTAGATTTTTCAGAGGAGTGCATGCCTCGAACCCTCGACGGAACAAAAGATTGCCAGATTATTATATAATATCTACGAAAATGTTGTTTGGAGCTCCTGGCCCAGATTAGAATGATGCATCATTCATGGTCTCTCAGGAGGATTCATCTGCAAGCTTCTTTCTAACACCCCGATCGCTTGAGCCACATtcgcaacaaatcagcgaatagtactttcagccatgattttttagccaaacggcgGTTTGGTTTTGAGAGGAAACGGCAAAAGTATGCATCCAAAGGTCCGATGGCGAGTTGACGACGATAGGATCGACAACTGGAGAAGAGTCTTTGTTTGTTCTGAATTCTGACCTAAAAAAACGTTGCCTTTTAGTTTCAGAAAAACATTGCCTTTTTTGTGCGTGGTTTCATCGGAACCTAACAAAATTCGGTCGGCTTTTGGACggttttatttaattttaagCGATGGAGAGGAAGGTGGAGCGAAAGGCGCGAGGAAAACAGGTGGGAAAAACCGAACCGAAGTGCATGAATGGTGCCGCGATTCAGGCTCTGATGATGGGTGCACACCGCAATCCGACAGTGACACGCATTTGCCCTTTTGGATTGGAGTTATGGCTACCGTCAGTCTTGCCCCTTGACAGCTACCCatctcatacatacaaacaccataataaataaaacagtcaatttggtagaaagaaagaaaaaaagtttCTCTTGCTTTTGTTAGCGATCGTGGTCACTCACAGCACAGATAATAGCTTCTCCAAATTCAGCAGAGCTTGTGGCATGGCAGGAGGGTTCAGACACAGAGAAGAGGGAATCTCATGCATCCAGCTGGGCTGGGCGCTGCAGGAGGTCGGTCCAGCATTTTGAAGCAGGAGGCACAGGCAGGATCTTGGCCATCATCCTCGCAATGCAAATGCAAATGCAATCCGGCGATGGGTGCAAGAGACGACAAGGGCACGCCATGTGCGTGCCTCCGGAGCGGAACCTCGCCTAAATTGGGTTGGGCGTGGGTCAGGGTCAGGGTCAGAGACATGCCCCCGGCGGGCACCTGCGCCATTGCTGTTGCCAGTGCACTGTAGAGAAATTCCATTCCCTCTGGAATTGGAATCTGGATTGGATTGCATGCATACAGATACAGCAGCTGCCGCGGCACAGGGATAAGCAGgcagggtttggctttggtttCCTTTGTCATTCAGCTCATCAGGGTAACGTACGTGTACACTCATCCTCACCTCCTCCTTTCCTTTGCAACAGTAGTAGCTGCCATTTCTGATGCTGATTGATCCAGAAAGCTCGAATCTTTCCTCTGAATGCCCTGAATGCTATAAACAAGCAACATACTGTACCCAAGGTCCCGAACCATGTGCAACTGCTCTCTCAAGTCTCAAGACTCAAGAGCCAATGCAAGATGATGATGGAGGCAAAACGGATTTTCTCCATGCATGTGTATCGTATGCCTCCTTTTCTCTGCATCCAAAAGCAAAAGCAAAGCTAGCGCCCAAGAAATCTGATGAACACTGGTAGGGATATGGTAGTAGACTCCGAGTTCGACACGCGGGCCGAGGCTATGAACCGGAGTTGTCAACACTGAAAGTGAAAGGCGCCGTTCAATGCCTGCCTGCCCACCACCCCAAATTCCGCAGAATTGTTCACTTGTGCTCGAGGTATATATGAATATATATCGTGTGGTGTCGCACAAAGGAAGAAGCCTGACGTCTGAAACTGATGGAACGGAAAGGGCCAAACGAGTGTAGCCAGGCAGCAGAAGCTTTCTTTCTCCTGCCGCCGCCGTCCCATAAAGAATACTACAGTTGTAGGTTTGAATTGAGTTAAACTTTCGTAAATTTaactaagttttttttttaaaaaaaaatagtaacATTTAAGACTTCAAATAGGTATAATATGAAAGAAAATACAGTCCATGACTAATTCAATAATAATTATTCGTCagtatcataaatgttagtaACTTCTTTTAATAAAATCTGATTGAAAAAGTAagaattgcattttttttttaaggatggagagagtatattACTCTACAGCTACAGCTACAGGTAGCAATAAGAAATTAAGAAGAGCAGCACAAAGTGCAGAGCGAGAGCAACACCATGAGTTCTCTTTCAGAAACTACCTTTTATTTACTCTCCTCCATGTTTGGACGACGATGGCTGCTGGCCTGCCAAGCAAAGCATCCTAGCTAGCCACACAGGCATAGGAAATCGGACACCTGAGCTGGGCAAAAATCCGTGCATCCTACCTACCTTACCACCACTCGATTGCATTGCACAAAGGCGGCTTTGAGGAAACTGGGAGATGGATTCACAAGCATATGCTTTCCATCTGATGGGAATGTTGCCACGGATTCAGTTGGGCAGTTCGCTACCAGATTGTTGAGGTGAGGTCTGCATCCTCCTCCGTCCACCTCCACTACTAACTTCTCTCCCGGTTAGACAAGACGGCGGGTCTCTTTCCGCAGCCACAGCCGCCGAGTCTCTCCTTCTTATCTCATCTAAAGAATGGTACCACCGCCCATCATCGGCGTCAGATCGCTCTGAAGTTGAGCTCAGGATAGACCGCCGATTCTTTCGGATTGGCCGCCTGCGACGGCAGTCCGGTCACCCCCAGGTCACATCTCGCCTGAATCTCAAACCATTTTCCAATTCCTTCTGTGCTGCGAGAAAAATAGCAATCTTTTTTGTTTTGCACAAACAATATCACTCCGCTATCTATCACACACAACGGGCTCGAGGAGGAGAGAATTTCCTTCGATGCTATGCGCTTTCCTCATGTGTTATTGGGAAAAAAAAATTACTACATTTTGTGTCATTGATATATATAAATTGGATCCGAGCATTTTTGGCCCGGCCCAAACGGCTTAGTGGACAGGGTCTGCACAGCGAAACGCAATCTGAAAGTCAGCTAGATATATTTATTTCAATTATTTTTTACACTCAAAACTAGTGTGTTCCTTTCGAGGAAAAAAAAACCTAGTGTGTGGCTCGAGCCTGGTCTGAAAAAAGTCGCCCAGATACAGTACAGGCCATGGAACGTTCATGGACTAGATATTTttcgaaaaaaaaatgaaacatgCTTTATTCGAACAATCCTAGACCGAGaaatagttagttctagttcaaATTCTGTTCTCTTCTATGCTACTACCACTACCTAGATTAGATAAGACCACCATTATAGTTTTGGTCTTTGACAATTGTTTTAAGCAACTTCAATAGTTCAACTGCTTACCTTTACTCCTCCGGAAACATTGTTTTAGGcccgtctcaatgcatagttttatggcacagttaccaagactataaactaggtaaccgagccataggAGTTTCGTggtgatgaaactcctctctcatctgatgaaactccttcatttaatgaccctgccaagtcagcaattttacttatatgacaccctatttaatgtgcatgacactctcatgaaacatgtatTGAGACGGGCCTTATGGCGTAGTACGTTTTTAACACATCCTTCAATAGAGTACCAAAACAACTATCTATATCCACCCTAACGCATGGGTAAGACACATTAATGGACATCATTTATTTCTTCTTTTCGCCTTTGCCTCACCTCCTCGTTATCTCTCTTCTATATATCTTTTCTCTTGCCACTCCTCTATACTACCATTGCATCACCTCGTCATTAATTTCCCTCTCCCTCTTTTCTCCTTTTGGATTTGCTCCTTCCTTGGCTTGCAAATTTGCCCAAGGAGAAGGCGGCGGAGTGAGATGATGTAGATCTGGACAAAGGTGGATGGAGGAAGCGATGATCCCACGACCACCGTTGTCGATCTCCACCTCGCCGTGCTGTGGGCTAAGGCAAATTAAGGAGCAAGCGAGCATAGTGAATCTAGATGGAGATCCACCTCCACATCGTCGATGTATGCAGCGGTCCTCATTCTTCATCTCGTTGTGCTATGGGTCAAGGCAGATGAAGGAGCAGTCACGCATGGTGAATCTATGTGGAACTTTGTCTCTACACTGTCGAGGTATGCCACCATCCTCGTTCTCCACCTTGTGCTATGGATCAGGCGAGCATGGTGAATCTAGGTGGAGGCAGATGAAGGAGCACGCGAGCATAGTGAATCTAGGTGAAGATCCGCCTCCACACCATTGAGGTATGTTGGCATCCGGCCTCTCTCCACCTTGTTGTGTTGTGGGTTAATGTAGATGAAGAGTGAGGCAAGTATGGTGAATCTAGGCAGAGATCCTCCTCCACGCCATCGAGGTATGCCACCGTCGTCAATCTCAATCTCATCGTGATGTGGGTCAAGGTAGATGAAGAAATATGTGGGTGGGCACGATGAATTTAGCCAGAGATCCGCCTCCACGCCGTCGAGGTATGTTGCCGCCGTTGATCTCAATCTCATTGTGGTGTGGGTCAATGAAGATGAAGGAATAGGCGGGGTGGGCACGATGAATCTAGGCGGAGATCTGCCTCCACTCCATCGAGTTATATCATCGTCCTCAATTCCCATCTCATCGTGTTGGGTCAAGGCCAATGAAGGAACGGGTAGGCGAAACAATGAATCTAGGTGGAGTTCCACCTTTAATTGTTGGGATATGTTCTTGTCCTCGATCTCCACCTCATCGTGTTGTGGGTCAAGACCGATAAAAAAACATAGTATGATGAATCAAGGGAGAGGCCTGCCTCCACACCTTTGAGGTATGCACCAAGTAGCAAGCACGCACCAAGCTCCTCTTTGTTGTCCTCTTTTATGTTGcatctctcttctctcttttttgttTTGCATCCAATCCCTGTCATTTCTCTATCTCCCATCTCTCTTCCACTTCACCCTTCTCATCCAAACTCTCTCCTATCTTTTAGCAtctcacctctctctctctctctctctctctctctctctctctctctctctctctctctctctctctctctctctctctctccttcccTCATCATGGAACAGGAGGAGGTGGATAGGGCAAGGTTATGTAGATCTCGCAAAGATCGAGGGTGGATGGAGCGAGCCTGTGACCTAGGGCCCGTTAAAGGAGCCCAGTCCACGGTTAGAAAAGAAGGGTGGAGTGGGAGGATCGCAGTCCACGATTCGAAAAGAGGGTGGATTTATTGGTTACAAGGCCATCAGTCAACGAAGAAATAAAACAAGGGTACCCTGCCCATCAGTCAAAAATGGCATAGAAGGTTCTACCAAAAAAAAGGCATACACGGGAATGGGAATCTGAATCAATGGAGCAGAACCGAAGCAGACTTCTAATGCTACTGAAGGGTTTCTCAAGAAGACGAAGAGGCAGCAGAAAAAATTGCACTGAAAACACAAGGGCCCCCCCTATAGCTCACCATATCGCAGCTCACACATTGTGTTAACCACAGGAGTCAAAACCAGGTGAATTACACAGACACAGCACTACTCTACACGAACGCCACCACTCAACTGTGCACCTTGTCTTTCTCAACTGGTATGCATGCATCTGCATCAACTCACTCTATACCAACCAAGCACTACACGGTGGAACTGTTACCACCGTCTCTATGAACAGCTACTGTACTTACAGCACCACCGGAGCCACGCCGCGCCTCCTCAGACTCACTCAGAGGTTCTTCACGATCTCAGGCTTTCCAGCCCCGCTGCACGATGTTCCGGCAGCCGAGCCCAAACTCCCGGAGCCTCGTCCTCAGAGACCCTTTCTTGGCGCGCTTGGTGGCCGGGTCAGAGGCCGAGCCACGGTAGTGCAGCAGCGGGGGCTGCGGCGGCCCGGTCCCGATGCTGTCCACGATCTTCTGGACCATGTCGTACACCTCGCTCATCTTTGGGCGGGACTTGGGCATCCGGACCAGGCACCGGTTCGCCACGCTAGACAGCTTCGTCATGGACTTGAGGTTGTAGTGCCCTTCCAACCGTGGGTCGACGATGATGGGGAACCGTTTCACGTCAGATATGTATGGTTTCACCCAGTCCAGAAGCTTCTGCTCGCTCTTTGGACGGTTCTTGTCGATGGGGCGGCGGCCTGTGATGAGCTCGTACAGAAGGACGCCGTAGCTCCATATGTCGCTCTTCGCGGTGAGGCGTCCAGTCTGCATGTACTCTGGAGCTGCGTAGCCTAGAGTCCCAACTACCTGTTCAAAAATGAAACATAACAACAGAGGATGATAGTCAGATGGATGTCAACTTCAGGCTGCTCTAGGAACTAACTAGTGAAATGGCATGGAGAGGACATAAACGTAAAACTATCAATGGCAAATTGTTATCGTAGCTGGTAACTAGGCAACAAAAAACAGTCTTTAATAATGTCCTGCTCTATTTGTTATGAAGAAGTGTACCATGTCTTTCAAGATGCAGAGAGCTGTCTAGAAATACTATTTGCTCTGGTCATCCATTGAGCAACTAAATCTACTTTCCTGCTCTTTTTGACTGCAGAAAACTCTCCCAAAAATATATAATCAGTAGGGGACAACCCCTCCTGTTTCCTAAAAAACTAGGAACAAACATTTTAAAATTGAATTATCGTAACCTGCGACTAAAAAAAGAGGTGACTTCTGTATATTTTAACCTCGAGTAATTTGCGTAGAACACAGTGACATGCTACATTCTGAAGCTGGTCGAGAAATGAATATAGTACTTGCAATGTTTTCAAGTAATCAAACCTCTCTATTACTTCAATTCCATTCGCAAATTTTTTGACTCTGTTCTTCATGTCTGGTACAGAAACTAACTATGTGCATTAAGAGGTTACTTGTGCAAGTAATAAAAAAGATAATTCGTATCCAATTTCATTGGCACAAAAGGTCAACAGTGTTATGGAATTATAACTCAAAGAGCTTACTCGTTGCCTATTTTTCTTCATCACAATTCTCTTTTATTCAAGTAATAACACATTTCATCAATTGAATACTGTCAGGATACTAGTACCTACTTAGCAAAGGGATACAAAACACTATTAAACACTATTCAATAGAAATACGCTAATGTAACAAACTGTCGGCTTGTAATTGTGCATACCGCTGTGGAGACATGGGTCagaccttctgccggtccatGCCTAGCCAAACCAAAGTCTGATAATTTAGCATCCCAGTTTTCATCCAACAAAATGTTAGATGTTTTCAGATCTCGGAAAATAACCTGCATGAATATCTTAAATTTAGAGGGTAGATATAACTTATGTAACAGTTAAAACATACTGCAGCGTTTGGTATTTCATTTATTCCTTGTGTGAGGTACAGAACTACAGATGCAGTGCTATTGTCCCACAGATGTTTCAGATTGTGCAAGTGTTATAGTCTCAATGATCATAAAGTAAATGAGTTACCTGGAATTCCATTTCTTCATGCAGATACTTCAGTCCCCGGGCAGAATCAAGAGCTACTTTTAGTCTCATTGGCCATGACAGAGTAGAAGTTGACCTACTCGACAAGTGATCATCCACACTTCCATTAGGCATATATTCATACACTAGAAGCCGTTGTACTCCTCTCTCATCATCATCAGCACAGTAGCCTATTAGTTTAACTAGGTTTGGATGGTCCACAATTCCAAGCACATTCATCTCTGTTAACCACTCCTTCTGCCCCTGGAGAAAGATCATATTTTATTAGAATCAGTACAGGAAGCAAGACTTAGATTCCAGCATAAGTGACTTCAAAATGACTCATCAAGCATGTGGGATTGAAAGGATTTCGAGGTATGCTTGGCTTTCTATTTTGTCTACTAgcgttttctacttttctatATGGCAACAGTTGACTCACTAAACCTAGAACAATGAGCATGGAACTGTAAATGCAAGAAAAGTAAAATAAATTAGTGTGCATTCCCTGAAGCAGGTGAACCTACTTGATGGTTTCTTTCAAGAAAAAATGATGactgaaaaattttggtttatTTCCGCTATGCTGAGTTTGACAATCCATAACTAGGTCCAAATAAGACTGCTCATAGATCTTCTACAGAATGACGACGACAGCAATAGCATTTGTATGTAGCTATACTTTAATAACTTCAAGTGCATTCAACAATAACCAGACTAGCTTGCTAGTTTTAAATGGTATGGAATGAAAAGATGGTGAGAACTGGCAAAAACTATGGCAGCCTGTGTTGTAAACTCTAATTATTTTCTACCTGATACAAAGATATGCAGTTCTCATACATATTctagggaaaaaaaaaagaaaacataagATGGTGAAAACACTTGCCTGAAGTCCTTTACG is a window encoding:
- the LOC8055319 gene encoding probable serine/threonine-protein kinase PBL19, whose translation is MKCLPFLHGDAKEKDPVTKSASVRSMSTTSTERDVRSGSDFTSLNVSDMSAESIRRTQYPSFTDRPPNLRVFSFAELKSATRNFSRSLMVGEGGFGCVYRGVIKNSDEPSERIEIAVKQLNRKGLQGQKEWLTEMNVLGIVDHPNLVKLIGYCADDDERGVQRLLVYEYMPNGSVDDHLSSRSTSTLSWPMRLKVALDSARGLKYLHEEMEFQVIFRDLKTSNILLDENWDAKLSDFGLARHGPAEGLTHVSTAVVGTLGYAAPEYMQTGRLTAKSDIWSYGVLLYELITGRRPIDKNRPKSEQKLLDWVKPYISDVKRFPIIVDPRLEGHYNLKSMTKLSSVANRCLVRMPKSRPKMSEVYDMVQKIVDSIGTGPPQPPLLHYRGSASDPATKRAKKGSLRTRLREFGLGCRNIVQRGWKA